The genomic DNA TCGTACCGGAGTGGGACCGGAGCTGGGACGCGAGCGCCGGCCGCGCCGCGCGCCACACCATGCAGCGCTTCGTGGACGCGGCCGGCGGCGCGCTCACCAGCCTCCCCGGCGTGGACGACCCGTCGATCACCTTCCACCCCCTCGGCGGCATGACGATGGGCCGCGCGACCGACACCTACGGCCGCGTCGACGGCTACGCGCACCTCTACGTCGTGGACAGCGCGCTCATCCCCGGCTCCACCCCGGCCGGCAACCCCTTCTGGACGGTGTCCGCCATCGCCGAGCGAGCCATGGACACCATCGTGCGCGAGGACCTCGCCGGCGAATAGACACCTCGCTCGCCCCCGCCCACCGACGAGCCCCTCCTCGTTCCCCTGCTCGCTCTCGTCCCCCTCGATCGCTCTCGCATCCACCGCGTGCGCACGGGAACGATGCGGCGCGGCTGCGGCGCCGGACGAGGGCGCCGATGAGAAGCGGAAGCCGCTGCGGTGGCGGCTGCGGATGCGGACTGCGGAGGCGGAGGCGGAGGCGGAGGCGGATGCGGAGGCGGATGCGGCTGCGGATGCGGCCGCGGTGGCGGATGCGGCCGCGGTGGCGGATGCGGCCGCGGTGGCGGATGCGGTGACGCGAGCGACTGCGGGAGCGGAAGCGGGAACGGGAGCGGGAACGGGAGCGGGAGCGGCAGCGGGAACGGCAGCGGGAACGGGAACGGGAACGGGAACGGGAACGGGAACGGGAACGGGAACGGGAACGGGAACGGGAAACGGAACGGCTGCGGAAGCGGCTGCGGAAGCGGCTGCGGAGGCGGAGGCGGTGGCGGAGGCGGATGCGGTGGCGGATGCGGCCGCGGTGGCGGACGCGGCAGCGGGAGCGGCAGGCGGAAGCGTCCCGCGCTACTCGCGCACGGGGGGCGGCTTCACGCGGCCCCCTCCGCGCTTCGGCTTCTTGACCGGCGCCTTCTTCCCCGACGAGAGGTTCTTCTCCAGGTAGACGTGCTCGCGCGGGTTGCCGAAGCCGTGCTTCTCGAAGAAGCGCACCGCCTTCTCGTTCGCCGGGTCGGTGTCGGCGAGCAGGATGCGGCAGCCGAGCTCGCTGAACGCCTCGGTGACGCGCTCGAGGAGCTTGCTCGCCACGCCGCCGCGGGCCGCGTCCGGGTCGACGCCGATCCACACCACCCAGCCGTAGCTCCACGCGCTGCGCCGCTTCTCCAGCACCGTGCCGAGCACGAACCCGACCAGCGCGTCCTCCTCGTCGACCGCGGCGAAGCAGGTGTCCCAGTCGGACGCGAAGAAGCCGACCAGCTCGAACTCGTCCCAGGTCCGGTAGAGGCTGGGGAACGTGCCCGCGCGAAAGAGCTTGGCGCCGAGGTGATAGACCGACGGCAGGTCGTCGATGCTCATGGGGCGCACCGAGATGGCGCGCTTGTTCTTCTTGCGGTCGCTCACGCGCCGCGCTCCCTCAGCGACGCCGATACGGCAGCGTGAAGCGCATCGGCTGCGGCATCATGTCGCCCTGGGTCGTCGCCGTGACCGTCATGCGGCCGTCGCTCTCGAGCGAATAGACGTTCCACCGAGTTCCCTGGTCCGCCTGGAAGACCTGCTCCAGGTCATCGCCCCGGAAGCGCTGCGTGATCCGGAGCTCGTCGCCCTCGAAGTCGCGCCCACGCCGGGTCTGGTTCAGGGGCGTGGTGTAGCGATGCCGGTTGTCGAAGACCACCGTGATCGTCCGATTCTCGTCCGAGAAGCGGAGCGAGATGGTCTGGTTCACCGGCGTGTTGTCGCGGAGCATCGGCCGGGCGATGCCGCGGATGAGCATGTTCATCGGGCCGACCGCGCGCTCGATCGCCGCGTCGACGGTCGAGCGGGCTCGGCGCTGTGGCATCCCGAGCACCCAGGTGCCGTGGAAGGCCTCCCGGTGCTGCTGCCACTGACGATCGCTGTCGTCCTGCGCAGGCGCTCGGAACGGCACCAGCGCGCCGACGAGGAGGATCAAGGCGGGGATCGAATAGCGGAGGATGCGCATCGCTCTCCTTCGACGGGGAAGACCGTCGTGGATTCGATCCATAGGCTACCATCCGGCGCTCGTGAACGAAGAGGCAGTCCACTTCACCCTCGCCTGCGTCGAGATCGCGCTGGCCATCCCCACCGTGGTCGCGCTGATCTGGACGACCGCGCCGTATGGTCGCCACGCCCGGGACGGCTGGGGCCCCACCATCCCCGCGCGGCTCGGGTGGGTCCTCATGGAGACGCCCGCGGTGCTGCTCTACGTGGGGATCTTCGCCCTCGGTGAGCATCGCCTCGAGACGGCGCCGCTGAGCCTGCTCGCGTTCTGGCAGCTCCACTACGTGCACCGCACGTTCGTGTTCCCCTTCCGGATGCGGGCCGACGGCAAGCGCATGCCGCTGTCGATCCCGCTCATGGCGATCGTCTTCAACTGCCTCAACGCGTACGTGAACGCGCGCTGGATCAGCCACCTGGGAAGCTACCCCGACGCGTGGCTCACCGACCCGCGCTTCGTGATCGGCGGCGCGGTCTTCCTCGTGGGCATGGCCATCAACGTGCACGCCGATACCGTGCTGATGAATCTCCGGAAGCCCGGGGAGACCGGCTACAAGATCCCGAAGGGCGGCCTCTACCGCTTCATCTCGAGCCCGAACTACTTCGGCGAGATCCTCGAGTGGACGGGCTGGGCCATCATGACCTGGTCGATCGCGGGCGTGGCCTTCGCCGTCTACACCGCGGCCAACCTCGCGCCCCGCGCCTTCTCGAACCACCGCTGGTACCTCGAGAAGTTCCCCGACTACCCGGCCGAGCGCAAGGCGCTGATCCCCTTCGTGATCTGAGCCCCCCCGCGGCTACTCGGCGGGCGCGGGCTCGGGCTTCGCGCTCGGCTCGGTCGCCCCGGGCGAGGTCGCGCGCACGAGCACGTAGCCGATCACGCCGGCGAGGAGCGAGGCGACGAGGATGCCGACCTTCGCGCGCTCGAGGGTGGCCGCGTCGTCGAAGGCGAGCCCGGCGATGAAGAGGCTCATCGTGAAGCCGATCCCGCCGATCAGACCGACGCCCCAGAGCTGCGGCCAGCGCACGTTGCGGGGCAGGTCCGCCACGCCGACCTTCACCGCGATCCAGGCGAAGACCGCGATGCCGATGGGCTTGCCGATCACGAGGCCACCGATCACGCCCAGGGTCACGCTGGCGGTGAGCGCCTGCCCGAGGGACGCGTCGAGCGCGACGCCCGCGTTCGCGAGGGCGAAGACGGGGAGCACGACGAACGTCACCAGCGGGTTGAGCGCGTGCTCGAGGCGCTGCAGCGGCGCGCTCGCCTGCTCGATCCGCATGGTCAGCTTGTCGAGGATCATCTGCTGCTGGGGCGTGTTCATCGAGCGGTCGTGCGGGACGCCCACCGCCTTGAGGCGATCCAGGTGAGACTGGGCCTTCGCGACGAAGGACGCGCCGTCGATGCGGGTGCGAGCCGGGATGGTAAAGGCCATCAAGATCGCGGCGATGGTGGCGTGCACGCCGCTCTGGAGGAAGGCGAGCCACACGAGGGTGCCGAGCAGGAAGTAGAACAGCTGATTGCGGACCTGGAGCGCGTTGGCCGCGATCGCGACGGCGAGGAAGAGCACTCCGGCGAACAGCCCGAAGAGGGAGAGGCTGTCGGTGTAGAAGACCGCGATCACCAGGACGGCGCCGATGTCGTCGACGATCGCGAGGGCGGTCAGGAAGACCTTCAGCCCCAGCGGCACCCGCGAGCCGAGGAGCGCGAGCACGCCGAGCGCGAAGGCGATGTCGGTCGCCATCGGGATGCCCCACCCGCTCGCCGTGGGGCCGGACGGATTCAGGGCCACGTAGATCCCGGCCGGCACGACCATACCGCCGAGCGCCGCCACCGCAGGGAGCGCGGCCTTGCGCACCGTCGCCAGCTCGCCCGCCAGGACCTCGCGCTTGATCTCGAGGCCGACGAGGAAGAAGAAGATGCCCATCAGGCCATCGTTGATCCAGTGATGGAGGCTCTTCTCGAGCTCGAGGTCGGCGAACGAGACCCCGAGCGGGGTGTGCAGCAGCCCGTGGTAGGCGTGCGCCCATGGGGAGTTCGCCCACACCACCGCGAGCACCGTGCTCAGGATGAGCAGGACGGCGCCCGCGAGCTTGTGCCGCGCGAAGCCCTGGAACGGAGAGATCAGCCGGTCGATGAGTCTCGGCGGCAGCTCCTCTTCGGAGTCGAGCAGGTCGTCTTCGAGATGCATGAGCGTGTGCGCACAGGTAGGTCCGCACCCTCCGGATGACGACCCCCGTGACGGTACCGACCGAAACGATCGTAACGATTGTGACTCCGAACGTCACACCGAGTCCAGCCAAGACCTACCGCAAACAGCCCCACACGCCTGAAATCATGCGGCTTTCATCACTGTGGCAGAAAGCGCGAGGCCCTGGCACGAGATCTGCTCGACGGGCGACCATGTCCCTGACCTTCCACGCCGAGCTCACCTGGTCCGACGCGGCCGGAACCGGCCTCTGCCGGCGGCTCCGCCTGGACGAGGCGACCGAGGCCTTCGGGCTGCTCGAGCGCGACGGGGACGGCTGGAGCCTGTGCATCCCCGATGGCGCCGAGGCGGAGGCGCGCGTGGACGAGCGACCGCTCGACCTGCGGACCCTCTTCCTCGATCCGTCGGGGGAGCGGCGCCTTCCGCTGCGCGCGGGGCTCGAGGCGCGCGTGCTCATGGGCGGCTTCCGGTTCGAGCTGCGCCCGGACGCCGCCGCCTGAGCGCGTCGTCTACATGAGCTGAATGATCGCGACGCCCCGCTCACAGCCTTCCGGCGGCTCGCTGGGTCGCTGATGCCGAGGCGGGAGCGGGAGCTCCAGGCGCGGCTGGGGCCGGCGCTCCTCCTCGCGAAGTGCCTCTTCGCGGCGGCGAAGCTCTTCGATGATGTATGCGGGAAGCATTTCGCCCTCACTCGGATGCATTCTGCGTGCCCGGGGATCGACGGAACGAGATCATTGGCTTTCCGGCCCACTTCGTCCCCGATCGCGGTTCCGATTGTGGAATTCACCCTGCAACTGTGAGGGCTCGTACCCACGGGGTGCGACAGCGCTGTCGTAGATCGCGAGGCCACACGCCCCCAATCGGCTACCCAAAGTCCGGGCCGTGATGCGAACATGCCGCGGTGGCCGGAGAGAACGACACACCGAGGCCCAGCGCCACGCCCAGACCGTCGATGGAGCAGCCCGCGAGCGGGGGCCGCTTCGGCGCGTTCGGCGGCGTCTTCACGCCGTCCATCCTGACGATCCTCGGCGTCGTCATGTACATGCGCCTCGGCTGGGTCACCGGCCAGGCGGGCCTCGCGTGGGCGCTCGGCATCATCGTCGTCGCCCACCTCATCTCGCTCGCGACGGGGCTGAGCGTGGCGAGCATCGCGACCAACCGCACCGTCGGCGCGGGCGGCGCGTACTTCATGATCAGCCGGGCGCTCGGCGGCGCGGCCGGCGCCTCGATCGGCATCCCGCTCTTCTTCGCGCAGGCGCTGAGCGTCACCTTCTACATCGTCGGCTTCGCCGAGTCGGTCCTGCAACTCGTCCCGCCCGAGTACCACCCGTACTGCCCCGCCTGGGCCATCGGCACGCTCGTCAACGTCGGCATCACCGCGCTGTCGCTCAAGAGCGCCGACCTCGCCATCAAGGCGCAATACGTCGTGATGGCCGCGATCGTCGTCTCGCTCGTGGGCCTCTTCACCGGGCAGGGCCCGGACTTCCCGACCCAGATCGAGTGGAGCAACCCCGAGGGCGTCCCCAAGGCGCTGATCTTCGCGGCGTTCTTCCCGGCCGTGACCGGGATCATGGCCGGCGTCTCGATGTCGGGAGACCTGAAGGACTCGCGCACCGCCATCCCGCGCGGCACCCTCGCCGCGATCGCGGTCGGCTTCGTGGTCTACATGGCGATCCCGGTCTGGCTCGCGCTCAGCTACTCCAACGCGTTCCTGATCGAGAACACCGACGCGGTCTTCACTCTGGCGAGCGTGCCGGCCACGATCTACGCGGGCGTCTGGGGCGCCACGCTCTCGAGCGCGCTGGGCAGCATCCTGACCGCGCCGCGCACGCTCCAGGCGCTGGCCCAGGACGGCCTGATGCCGCGCGTGCTCGGCAAGGGCTACGGGCCCGCGAACGAGCCTCGGGTGGGAACCGTCCTGACCTTCGCGCTCGCCCAGGTCGGCGTCCTGCTCGGCGACCTCGACGTCATCGCCCCCGTCCTGACGATGTTCTTCCTCGCCACCTACGGCGTGACGAACCTCGCGTGCGGTCTGCAGCGCTGGGCCGCGAGCCCGAGCTTCCGCCCGAGCTTCAAGATCCCGGCCTCGATCAGCCTCGTGGGCGGCGCGGCCTGCTTCTACGTGATGAGCATGATCGACATCGTGGCCATGGTGGTCGCGCTGCTGCTCTGCGGGCTCATCTTCGCCGTCGCGCAGCGCCGCGCCCTCGGGACCACCTACGGCGACGCGCGCCACGGCATCTGGTCCGCGCTCGTCCGGAGCGCGCTCCACCGCCTGCGCCGCGTGGAGTTCCACCCGCTCAACTGGCGCCCCAACCTGATCATCTTCGGCGGCGACCCGGAGAAGCGCCCGCACCTGCTGCACATCGGCTCGTCGCTCGTCCAGGACCGGGGGCTCGTCACCTACTTTCACCTGCTCAAGGGAGACGTCGCGAAGCTCGCCCAGGCGCGACGCGAGACCTTCGAGCGCCTCGAGCCGCCCATCCGCGACAAGTTCGCCAACGTCTTCTTCAAGGTCGACGTGGCCGAGGACATCTTCCGCGGCGCGGTGACCAGCGCGCAGAGCTACGGCGTCGGCGCCTTCGAGGCGAACTGCGTGATGCTGGGCTGGACGACCAAGCCCGAGCGCGCCGGCGCGTACGTCAAGATGCTCCAGGACCTGGTGATGCTCGACCGCGCGCTCATGGTCGTGCGCTACCACCCGGAGAAGAAGCTCGGCGAGGGCAAGCGCCTCCACGTCTGGCTCGGCGGAGACGAGCGCACCCAGGCGATGCTCCTCCTCTTCGCGCACCTGCTCACCTCGCACTATCGCTGGCGCAACATGGAGATCACCGTCTTCGACGTGGTCGAGAGCGACCAGGACAAGCTCGAGGCGCAGTCTCACTTGCACAAGCTGCTCACGGAGGCGCGCATCGAGGCGCGGCCCCGCGTCGTGCTCCGTCAGGGCCGCACGCTCAAGCAGGTCATGCACGTCGAGAGCGACGAGGCCGACTTCGCGATCGTCGGCTTCGGCCTCCCCGAGACGGCCTCCGACGTCGAGGGCTACCGCGAGGCGGCCGACGCGAAGGCCCGCGAGCTGGTGGACGAGCTCGACGGCCTCCTGGAGGAGCTGCCCACCACGCTCCTGGTCCACAGCGCCCGCGACTTCGAGCACGAGCAGGTCCTGCTCGACCGCGAGTGAGCGCTACTTCGCTTTCTTCGTCCAGGGCGCGAGATCGGCGAGCTCGTCGAAGGTCGGGAAGGTGCCGGTGAAGCGCCAGCCGCGATCGTCGAGGTAGAGCTCGGCGGGGGGCTTGGCGACCGGAAAACGGACGCGGGCCAGCACGCGCTCCTCGAGGCCGTGCTCGCGAAGCCAGGCCTTCATCACCTCGATCGCGCCCGGGAAGCTCGAGCGGACGGAGCAGATCGCGAGGTCGAACCGCTCGGCGGCCTGGGTGAGGAAACGGATGGCGCCGTCGACCGGAGGATCCGGGATCGACAGAGGGCCCCGCCAACCCGAGCGGTAGCTGTGCAGGACGCCGTCGAAGTCGAGGCAGAGGGTCCGGCGGTGCTTGCCGCGGCCGACGCGCTGGACCTCGCCGGGGAGATCCGAGAGATCCTCGCCCGAGAGGACACGCTCCTTGGCGCGGGTCGCCTCGGCAGGGGTGAGGAAGCCGCGGCTCTGGAGCGCCTCGAGCCGCTCGAGGGCGGAGACCAGGTCGTCGCCAGACGCAGCGGCGTCGGCCGAGTCCGCCGCTCTCTTCGGCTCCGCGTCCGGGCCCGCCTCGGCCTCCGCTTCCGCTCCCGTTCCCGTTCCCGTTCCCGTGCCCGTGCCCGTGCCCGTGCCCGTTCCCGCTGCCGCGTCCGAGTCCGCTACCGCGTCCGAGTCCGCTACCGCCTCCGCGTCCGCTCCCGCCTCCGCCTCCGCATCCGCATCCGCATCCGCATCCGCCTCCGCTCCCGCGTCCGCGTCCGCGTCCGCCTCCGCCTCCGCCTCCGCCTCCGCCTCCGCCTCCGCCTCCGCCTCCGCCTCCGCCTCCGCCTCCGCGTCCGAGTCCGCCTCCGCCTCCGCTCCCGCCTCCGAGTCCGAGTCCGCCTCCGCCTCCGCCTCCGCCTCCGCGTCCGCCTCCGCCTCCGCCTCCGCCTCCGCCTCCGCGGCCGAGTCCGAGGCCGAGGCCGAGTCCGGGTCCGAGTCCGAGGCCGAGGCCGAGGCCGAGTCCGGGTCCGAGTCCGAGTCCGAGTCCGAGTCCGAGTCCGAGTCCGAGGCCGAGTCCGAGTCCGAGACCGAGTCCGAGTCCGAGTCCGAGTCCGAGTCCGAGTCCGAGTCCGAGTCCGAGGCCGAGGCCGAGTCCGAGTCCGAGTCCGAGGCCGAGTCCGAGGCCGAGTCCGTCCTCGTGCTCGCGCTCGTTCCCGCTCCCGTCCCCGCGCCGTGCACCCCACCCTTCACGGCCGCCACGAGCTCCTCGGGAGCCTCCCACTCCATCTCGAGCTCCCACGGCTCGTCGACGAAGTACAGCGCGTCCGGGTCCTGGTGATCGACGTAGTCCTTGTCCGGATCCTCGCCGCGGATGGCCGACGGTTCGCCGTTGCGAGGGCGGTGGGGCTCGAGATCGAGGGACGTGCGGCGCGAGAGGATGCCCTCGTCGACGGGATCCAGGATCGCACCGGGGCGCGCGTACGCTTCGCGGGGCCAGTCGCGGTGCGGGACGGCGGGCAAGGCGTAGGTCGCGGCGGGGCTCTTCATCGAGGGGTCGATGGTGAAGTGGGCGCGCTCCTCCGCCCACGACCAGACCGCGGCCCAGTCCTCCGCCGGGACGGAGAAGGCGAGCGGCATCACCACGCGGAACCGCGCGTGCTCGGCGGTGTGAGACCACGTCGTGTAGACGAGGTGGAAGAAGGTGCTCCAGGTCGTGCTCGCCTCGGCGATGGGCGTGCCGTCGTCGTAGTCCAGCACCAGGCAGCTGACGTGGGTGACGTTGTCGCTGCCGCGCTTGTCGGCGCCGGGGCGGTAGAGGGCCGGAGACCACAGGCGCAGGTCTCGCTTGGCGCTCTTGTAGGCGTCGGTGATGAGCTGCTCCGCCGCCTCTTGCACCACCGCGCGCGGATCGGCGCCGCGCTTCTTCGCCTCGGCCTCCACCTTGGAGAGCTTGCCCATGAACTTGCCGCGGACCGGCTTGCCGTCGGCGAGCTGCTGGCGGGCGTGCTTGATGCGCGCCACCTCGCGCTCGATCTTGGACGCCGTCTCCATCTTGATCTCGAACCGTCGGAGCGCCGCGGTCAGCTCGGGCAACGTCAGGACCTCCTGCTCGGGCGTCGTGTCGAAGACGCGCAGGAAGGTGCAGGCGGGGATGAGGAGCGAGCCGCTCATGGCGTGCGGCGGCGGACGCGGGCGAGCGAGGTCCAGCTCCGCGTTCCGTCGGGGTCGACGACCGCGAGCGCGTGACCGACGCGCGCCGCGACGAGGGCCGGGGCCGAGCGGCCGTCGACCCAGACGCGCGCGCCGGGGCCGAGCTGCTGGGCGCTCACCGCGTCGCGCTCGACCCACCGCTCTGCGCCGTCGCTCGTGGCGACGAGCAGGCGATCGGGCCCCTCTCGCGCGTCGACCGCGATGCCGGGGCGATACACGCCGGGGCCCACCTCCGCCTCGATCCACGCGCCGGGCGGCACGTCGCTCTCCAGCCCGCGCCCCGTCTCGTGCGGGGCGTCGCTCCGGACCCAGACCCGACTGGCGTCGGTCCAGCGCGCGCTGCCCCCATCGAGGCGGACGCGGAGCGCGGGGCCGACGCGCGCGAGGAGCGTGGCGCGCGCGAAGCCGCCCCCTTCGTCCACCTCGACCGCGTCGCCCGAGGCGAGCTCGGGGGCGAGCAGATCACGGCGGTGCACCCAGTCGGCGTCGCCGTTGGCAAAGACCACGAACGCGCGCGGCGCGTCGATCCGCACGATCACCGCGAGCTGATGACGCGCCCCGACCTGTCGGGCGAGCGCCTGGGTGCCCACCCACAGCGGCGCGCGCGGACGCGTGGCCGGGCCGGGCGGCGGCTCGGTACGGTCCGCGCGAGCGAGGGCGCGGCCTCCCAGCTGTCGGTGCGGGACCTGCCGGTCCAGACCGAGCGGCGCCTCCATGGCGCGCGCCGGGAGGCCGACGACGCCTCCGAGCTGCGCGGCCACGAGCCAGAGCGCGCCGAGGGCGAACGCGGTGGAGCCGAGCCAGAGGCTCGGGGAGAGGACGAGCGCGGCCCGGGGCTTCCTCCCCTCGAGCCGCTGCCGTGCGGCGCTTCGCCAGCGCTGCTGCCGCCACCGCGCGTGGGCGATGTGCTGGATGAGCAGGCCCTCGGCCTCGAGCAAGATCGCGCCGCAGCGCCCACACGGGCGCGCGCCCGCGTCGGCGCGTCCGCGGGCGAGCACCGGGGCGCCGCAGCGTGGGCACCCCGCGCTCTTGCGCTCCTCGCTGGCGCGCACGCGACGGGCCTCGCCCTCCTGGAGCAAGCGGCGGCGCACGAGCCAGGGGCCGGACGCGAGGGCGAGCGCGAGGGCCGCCCCGAGCCCCGCGACCAGGCCGACCGCCCAGCCCTCGAAGAGCCGCGCCACCCGCCACCCGATGGCGATCAGCGTGAAGGCACCCACCGCGCCGATGACGAGCGCGAGGGTGCGCTGGGGTGCGCTGGGCAGCACGGCGCGCCGCACCTCGTCCCGCCAGGCGCCGCGCGCCTCGACGCGGAGCGCGGCCTCATCGGGCGCGTCCTTCACGGCGCGGTCAACCTCCGCACGTCCCGGACTTCCTCTTCGTCGGCGAGCCCCACACGCATCAGAGTGCCAGGTGAGACGCCTTCCAGCGAGACCCGCAACGACAGCTCACCAGGCGCGGCCGGAATTCGCGCCTGCGCGCCGTTGTCGTTTCCAGGGCGCGCGGGCGCGACGAGCGCCGCCTTCCAGGGCCACCCATGCCGGGCGTCCCCGAACCCGATGGCGAGCCGCCAGGCGCCCGCGATGGGGGGAAAAGCGCGCGCTGCGCGATCGGAGAGCTGCGCCTCGCGGTGCCCCCGTCGAAACCGGGCGCCGGACGCGGGCGTCACGATCGGGGGCTGGGTCAGCGTGTTGGGCGGCACGTCGACCGTGGCCTCCAGCCACAACCCTCGACCATCCCGGACGAGGCGCGCGTCGCGCAAGCGCGGAGGCCCGGCGGGGGCGCGCGGGGCGCCGGACGGGTCGAGGGAGAGCGCGGGCTGCGCGCACGGCCCCTCTCCCGGGTCAGCGAAGGTCGCGCAGCGATCGCAGTTGCATCCGTCACACACGGGCGCGCTCACGGCGTCGCTCGCGCCGGACCGCTCGCGGAGCCACTGCTCGAGGGTGATCTCGCCCGGCGTCCCCGGCCCGCTCGCCTCCCAGCGAGCGCGAAAGCGCTCCGCGTGCGCGCGGCCGATGTAGCGCAGGTGCCAGGGCTCGTAGCGGTAGCCGGTCCGCGGATCGATCCGCTCCTCGCCGCCCTCGACCGCGCCGCAACCTTCGCCGCGACGGTAGTCGGGGTGAAGCGGATAGGGCAGGACGAAGCCGTGCTCGTGCGCGTGGGTGGCGAGCCAGCGGCCCCCCGGGGAGCACCCGTAGCCCGGGCGAAACTTGTCCCCGCCGTCGGTCCACTCGCGGGTGAAGAGGTCGACGGTGGTCCCGAGCTGGTGCTGGCTGTGCCCCGGGAGCGCGCTGACGGTGGTCGCGTCGCAGAAGCCGCCGCGGCTGGCCCAGCGCTCGAAGGTCGAGCACTGCACGCGGTAGGCGCGAAACGCGCTGGTGGCGATGGGTCGGAGCCCGTCCGCGCGCATCGCGGCCGCCATGGCGCGATAGGCGGCGGCGGCCTGGCGCCGCATGCACTGCTTTCGAGGTGGGGTGCAGCGGTACCAACGGGACGGACGCCCCGTGTCGAGGTCGACGAGATCGTCCGGCGCGTAGTCCGGCGGCAGCGCCCCGGCCGGCGAGCGGTTCACGAGCGTCAGCAGCGCGTCCCCCGCGCTCGCGTCGGGCCGCAAAAGATCCGGGCGGGCGACGAAGTGCCCGTGCCCGTCGCTCCGGTCGAGGCCGCTGCACATCGGAGGCAGCGGCTGCGCGGACGCGACCAGGGCGACGGGGATCGAGACCGCCACGCAGGCCCAACCACAGGCCCAGGCCATGCTCGTTCGCTCGCTCCTCACGGCTCCGGCGCAGGGTCGGGCATCGCCCGGGCGCCCGCAAGTCGAACCGCGCGCCCTCGCGCGCCGGCGGGACGAATGAGCGGTGGTGAACGGTGTCGATTTCGCGGACCCTCGTTCGACCTTCCGCGCGAAAGGGGTGATCGATGGCGACCAAGGCGAAGACGGGCCGGAAGAAGGCGACGGCCCAGAAGAACCGCAGCGACGGCGGCGCGGAGTTCCGGGGCTTCGGCCCCCACACCCTCGGCTTCCTCGCGGAGCTGTCGAACCACAACAACAAGGAGTGGTTCGACGCCCACAAGCAGCGCTACGAGGACGAGGTCCGTGAGCCGGCGCGCGCCTTCATCCGCGCGATGGCGCCGAAGCTGAAGAAGATCAGCGCCGCGCTGGTGGCCGACGATCGCAAGGTCGGGGGCTCGCTCATGCGCGTCTACCGGGACGTGCGCTTCAGCAAGGACAAGACGC from Sandaracinaceae bacterium includes the following:
- the nhaA gene encoding Na+/H+ antiporter NhaA → MHLEDDLLDSEEELPPRLIDRLISPFQGFARHKLAGAVLLILSTVLAVVWANSPWAHAYHGLLHTPLGVSFADLELEKSLHHWINDGLMGIFFFLVGLEIKREVLAGELATVRKAALPAVAALGGMVVPAGIYVALNPSGPTASGWGIPMATDIAFALGVLALLGSRVPLGLKVFLTALAIVDDIGAVLVIAVFYTDSLSLFGLFAGVLFLAVAIAANALQVRNQLFYFLLGTLVWLAFLQSGVHATIAAILMAFTIPARTRIDGASFVAKAQSHLDRLKAVGVPHDRSMNTPQQQMILDKLTMRIEQASAPLQRLEHALNPLVTFVVLPVFALANAGVALDASLGQALTASVTLGVIGGLVIGKPIGIAVFAWIAVKVGVADLPRNVRWPQLWGVGLIGGIGFTMSLFIAGLAFDDAATLERAKVGILVASLLAGVIGYVLVRATSPGATEPSAKPEPAPAE
- a CDS encoding M15 family metallopeptidase, which gives rise to MAWACGWACVAVSIPVALVASAQPLPPMCSGLDRSDGHGHFVARPDLLRPDASAGDALLTLVNRSPAGALPPDYAPDDLVDLDTGRPSRWYRCTPPRKQCMRRQAAAAYRAMAAAMRADGLRPIATSAFRAYRVQCSTFERWASRGGFCDATTVSALPGHSQHQLGTTVDLFTREWTDGGDKFRPGYGCSPGGRWLATHAHEHGFVLPYPLHPDYRRGEGCGAVEGGEERIDPRTGYRYEPWHLRYIGRAHAERFRARWEASGPGTPGEITLEQWLRERSGASDAVSAPVCDGCNCDRCATFADPGEGPCAQPALSLDPSGAPRAPAGPPRLRDARLVRDGRGLWLEATVDVPPNTLTQPPIVTPASGARFRRGHREAQLSDRAARAFPPIAGAWRLAIGFGDARHGWPWKAALVAPARPGNDNGAQARIPAAPGELSLRVSLEGVSPGTLMRVGLADEEEVRDVRRLTAP
- a CDS encoding DUF1295 domain-containing protein, which gives rise to MNEEAVHFTLACVEIALAIPTVVALIWTTAPYGRHARDGWGPTIPARLGWVLMETPAVLLYVGIFALGEHRLETAPLSLLAFWQLHYVHRTFVFPFRMRADGKRMPLSIPLMAIVFNCLNAYVNARWISHLGSYPDAWLTDPRFVIGGAVFLVGMAINVHADTVLMNLRKPGETGYKIPKGGLYRFISSPNYFGEILEWTGWAIMTWSIAGVAFAVYTAANLAPRAFSNHRWYLEKFPDYPAERKALIPFVI
- a CDS encoding GNAT family N-acetyltransferase — its product is MSDRKKNKRAISVRPMSIDDLPSVYHLGAKLFRAGTFPSLYRTWDEFELVGFFASDWDTCFAAVDEEDALVGFVLGTVLEKRRSAWSYGWVVWIGVDPDAARGGVASKLLERVTEAFSELGCRILLADTDPANEKAVRFFEKHGFGNPREHVYLEKNLSSGKKAPVKKPKRGGGRVKPPPVRE